The DNA segment GCAGATCGAGGTGAACGGAAGCTTTCGGGTCTCGACCGCTCCCGTCCTGCCGCTGACGAATCTCACCGTCGTCGCCGGACCGTCGCTCGAGAACCGGTTCGAATGGATCAACGGGCGGAGCTCCTCCCGAACGGTCCTCGTCTACCAGGTCCGCGCGGGCAAGCCCGGGCACGCCTCGGTCGGCGCGATCCGCCTCGTGGACGGTTCCGGCCGCGCCGTGACGACCGCGCCGATCACGGCGGAGATCCGGAACGGGATCGGGGCCGAGGAGCCGGCCGCCCCCGAAACGGGCGGCGATCCCCTGCTCGTGAGCCGTCTCGATCCGCCGGCGCCGTACGTCGGCCAGCAGGCGGTGTGGACCCTCTACCTGGTCACGCGCGGCCAGGCGGAGCGCGGAGAGGTCGAATCGCTCCCGGACTTCCGGGGATTCTGGGCGGAGGACCTCGAGCGGGAAGGAAACGTCCAGCCCCAGGTGTGGAACATCCGCGGCACGCTCTACCGCGCGTATCCGATGATCCGGAAGGCGCTCTTCGCGACGCGTGCCGGG comes from the Thermoanaerobaculia bacterium genome and includes:
- a CDS encoding BatD family protein, with the translated sequence MRRAAAVLSAVFAAAVLFGGRAAAADLPSATATLSPSELSAGQTAVLQIEVNGSFRVSTAPVLPLTNLTVVAGPSLENRFEWINGRSSSRTVLVYQVRAGKPGHASVGAIRLVDGSGRAVTTAPITAEIRNGIGAEEPAAPETGGDPLLVSRLDPPAPYVGQQAVWTLYLVTRGQAERGEVESLPDFRGFWAEDLEREGNVQPQVWNIRGTLYRAYPMIRKALFATRAGRISIGPARARVSVRSSVFDVFDSPLADAAPIEKECAPLAVSPRPSPDPGLPVGKFALKLSLDRPRVAAGQAVAVTAQLSGDGRLADVAAPSLTVAGARVSEPETRLSIRRTTS